A stretch of Acropora muricata isolate sample 2 chromosome 7, ASM3666990v1, whole genome shotgun sequence DNA encodes these proteins:
- the LOC136921508 gene encoding solute carrier family 2, facilitated glucose transporter member 8-like isoform X3, with amino-acid sequence MFGSIIGGWAIDYFGRKSTIMMCSLPFELGWFLIAFAKNHEMLYAGRVISGVACGMITVAVPVYIAEVVPARLRGMLGSVFQLAITAGLLLSYVVGVFVHWRWLALIGAIPPALLTILMFSMPETPRWSLRKNRRSEALSALKWLRGPEADIEEEFFAIEETQDRSESLKWHDWLSPMIQKPLLISVGLMVIQQFSGVNAVLFNAASIFNVAGFNDAKLVSISLALIQFVGTALACLLMDRAGRRILLWTMALGMGITLAGLGFYFEIYIPPKTDSTPASDTVSLLGSISHSVEASKISWLSILCLVLFNLAFALAWGPVPGLVMSEIFPLRARGPASSISVLSSWLVDFVVTKTYYDMVCGLTIQGTFWFYAGFCFLGFVFVIFIMPETKGKTLEEIEAMFDEDKHAYQRI; translated from the exons ATGTTTGGAAGTATAATTGGAGGATGGGCCATCGACTACTTTGGACGCAAATCCACCATCATGATGTGTTCTTTACCTTTTGAACTGGGATGGTTTCTCATTGCTTTTGCCAAAAATCATGAAATGCTGTATGCTGGTCGTGTTATCAGTGGTGTGGCATGTGGAATGATCACTGTTGCAGTCCCT gTGTACATTGCAGAGGTTGTTCCAGCTCGCCTTCGTGGTATGCTAGGTTCAGTCTTTCAACTAGCAATAACTGCAGGTCTCTTGCTCTCCTATGTTGTGGGTGTCTTTGTCCACTGGCGATGGCTAGCTCTCATTGGAGCAATACCTCCAGCTTTACTCACAATCCTCATGTTTTCCATGCCAGAAACTCCTCGCTGGTCTCTCAGGAAGAATCGACGAAGTGAAGCTTTATCAGCACTCAAGTGGTTGAGAGGTCCTGAGGCTGACATTGAGGAGGAATTCTTTGCCATTGAGGAGACTCAAG ATCGAAGTGAAAGCCTCAAGTGGCATGATTGGCTGTCACCCATGATACAAAAGCCTCTGTTAATCAGTGTTGGATTAATGGTTATCCAACAGTTCAGTGGAGTCAACGCAGTTCTCTTCAATGCAGCAAGCATCTTTAATGTTGCTGGATTTAATGATGCCAAACTGGTGAGCATTTCATTAGCCTTGATACAGTTTGTTGGTACAGCTTTGGCGTGTCTGTTGATGGACAGAGCAGGTCGTCGCATCCTTTTATGGACAATGGCGCTGGGTATGGGTATTACTCTTGCAGGCCTTGGCTTTTACTTTGAAATCTACATACCTCCAAAAACCGACAGCACTCCTGCAAGTGATACAGTGTCATTGTTAGGCTCCATAAGTCATTCTGTGGAAGCCTCAAAGATATCCTGGTTGTCCATCTTATGTCTGGTGTTGTTTAACCTGGCATTCGCATTAGCTTGGGGCCCCGTTCCAGGGCTTGTGATGTCTGAAATTTTTCCCCTGAGAGCAAGAGGCCCAGCTAGTAGCATTTCAGTATTGTCTAGCTGGCTCGTGGATTTTGTTGTAACCAAGACATACTACGACATGGTGTGTGGACTGACCATTCAAGGGACATTCTGGTTCTATGCTggattttgttttcttggtttcgtttttgtaatttttatcatgcctgaaacaaaaggaaagacaTTGGAGGAAATAGAAGCCATGTTTGACGAAGACAAACATGCTTATCAGCGAATTTAG
- the LOC136921508 gene encoding solute carrier family 2, facilitated glucose transporter member 8-like isoform X1, which produces MRPSESEININRSESIQQEQPSARNDRVFKSVLATFIAALGPLSFEYSLTYSSSAALDLEVSGEIPSLRLTKEQASWFSGTATESRASTYKKSLITLGAMFGSIIGGWAIDYFGRKSTIMMCSLPFELGWFLIAFAKNHEMLYAGRVISGVACGMITVAVPVYIAEVVPARLRGMLGSVFQLAITAGLLLSYVVGVFVHWRWLALIGAIPPALLTILMFSMPETPRWSLRKNRRSEALSALKWLRGPEADIEEEFFAIEETQDRSESLKWHDWLSPMIQKPLLISVGLMVIQQFSGVNAVLFNAASIFNVAGFNDAKLVSISLALIQFVGTALACLLMDRAGRRILLWTMALGMGITLAGLGFYFEIYIPPKTDSTPASDTVSLLGSISHSVEASKISWLSILCLVLFNLAFALAWGPVPGLVMSEIFPLRARGPASSISVLSSWLVDFVVTKTYYDMVCGLTIQGTFWFYAGFCFLGFVFVIFIMPETKGKTLEEIEAMFDEDKHAYQRI; this is translated from the exons ATGAGACCATCTGAGTCTGAAATCAACATCAATCGATCGGAATccattcaacaagaacaaccTTCCGCTCGAAATGACAGGGTTTTCAAATCAGTTCTCGCCACCTTCATTGCCGCTTTGGGTCCTCTCAGTTTTGAATATTCCTTGACATATTCGTCCTCAGCTGCCCTAGATTTGGAAGTTTCGGGCGAAATACCTTCTCTTCGACTTACGAAAGAACAAGCATCTTGGTTTTCA GGAACAGCTACAGAATCCAGGGCCAGCACATATAAAAAG TCCTTGATCACATTGGGTGCCATGTTTGGAAGTATAATTGGAGGATGGGCCATCGACTACTTTGGACGCAAATCCACCATCATGATGTGTTCTTTACCTTTTGAACTGGGATGGTTTCTCATTGCTTTTGCCAAAAATCATGAAATGCTGTATGCTGGTCGTGTTATCAGTGGTGTGGCATGTGGAATGATCACTGTTGCAGTCCCT gTGTACATTGCAGAGGTTGTTCCAGCTCGCCTTCGTGGTATGCTAGGTTCAGTCTTTCAACTAGCAATAACTGCAGGTCTCTTGCTCTCCTATGTTGTGGGTGTCTTTGTCCACTGGCGATGGCTAGCTCTCATTGGAGCAATACCTCCAGCTTTACTCACAATCCTCATGTTTTCCATGCCAGAAACTCCTCGCTGGTCTCTCAGGAAGAATCGACGAAGTGAAGCTTTATCAGCACTCAAGTGGTTGAGAGGTCCTGAGGCTGACATTGAGGAGGAATTCTTTGCCATTGAGGAGACTCAAG ATCGAAGTGAAAGCCTCAAGTGGCATGATTGGCTGTCACCCATGATACAAAAGCCTCTGTTAATCAGTGTTGGATTAATGGTTATCCAACAGTTCAGTGGAGTCAACGCAGTTCTCTTCAATGCAGCAAGCATCTTTAATGTTGCTGGATTTAATGATGCCAAACTGGTGAGCATTTCATTAGCCTTGATACAGTTTGTTGGTACAGCTTTGGCGTGTCTGTTGATGGACAGAGCAGGTCGTCGCATCCTTTTATGGACAATGGCGCTGGGTATGGGTATTACTCTTGCAGGCCTTGGCTTTTACTTTGAAATCTACATACCTCCAAAAACCGACAGCACTCCTGCAAGTGATACAGTGTCATTGTTAGGCTCCATAAGTCATTCTGTGGAAGCCTCAAAGATATCCTGGTTGTCCATCTTATGTCTGGTGTTGTTTAACCTGGCATTCGCATTAGCTTGGGGCCCCGTTCCAGGGCTTGTGATGTCTGAAATTTTTCCCCTGAGAGCAAGAGGCCCAGCTAGTAGCATTTCAGTATTGTCTAGCTGGCTCGTGGATTTTGTTGTAACCAAGACATACTACGACATGGTGTGTGGACTGACCATTCAAGGGACATTCTGGTTCTATGCTggattttgttttcttggtttcgtttttgtaatttttatcatgcctgaaacaaaaggaaagacaTTGGAGGAAATAGAAGCCATGTTTGACGAAGACAAACATGCTTATCAGCGAATTTAG
- the LOC136921508 gene encoding solute carrier family 2, facilitated glucose transporter member 8-like isoform X2 produces the protein MRPSESEININRSESIQQEQPSARNDRVFKSVLATFIAALGPLSFEYSLTYSSSAALDLEVSGEIPSLRLTKEQASWFSSLITLGAMFGSIIGGWAIDYFGRKSTIMMCSLPFELGWFLIAFAKNHEMLYAGRVISGVACGMITVAVPVYIAEVVPARLRGMLGSVFQLAITAGLLLSYVVGVFVHWRWLALIGAIPPALLTILMFSMPETPRWSLRKNRRSEALSALKWLRGPEADIEEEFFAIEETQDRSESLKWHDWLSPMIQKPLLISVGLMVIQQFSGVNAVLFNAASIFNVAGFNDAKLVSISLALIQFVGTALACLLMDRAGRRILLWTMALGMGITLAGLGFYFEIYIPPKTDSTPASDTVSLLGSISHSVEASKISWLSILCLVLFNLAFALAWGPVPGLVMSEIFPLRARGPASSISVLSSWLVDFVVTKTYYDMVCGLTIQGTFWFYAGFCFLGFVFVIFIMPETKGKTLEEIEAMFDEDKHAYQRI, from the exons ATGAGACCATCTGAGTCTGAAATCAACATCAATCGATCGGAATccattcaacaagaacaaccTTCCGCTCGAAATGACAGGGTTTTCAAATCAGTTCTCGCCACCTTCATTGCCGCTTTGGGTCCTCTCAGTTTTGAATATTCCTTGACATATTCGTCCTCAGCTGCCCTAGATTTGGAAGTTTCGGGCGAAATACCTTCTCTTCGACTTACGAAAGAACAAGCATCTTGGTTTTCA TCCTTGATCACATTGGGTGCCATGTTTGGAAGTATAATTGGAGGATGGGCCATCGACTACTTTGGACGCAAATCCACCATCATGATGTGTTCTTTACCTTTTGAACTGGGATGGTTTCTCATTGCTTTTGCCAAAAATCATGAAATGCTGTATGCTGGTCGTGTTATCAGTGGTGTGGCATGTGGAATGATCACTGTTGCAGTCCCT gTGTACATTGCAGAGGTTGTTCCAGCTCGCCTTCGTGGTATGCTAGGTTCAGTCTTTCAACTAGCAATAACTGCAGGTCTCTTGCTCTCCTATGTTGTGGGTGTCTTTGTCCACTGGCGATGGCTAGCTCTCATTGGAGCAATACCTCCAGCTTTACTCACAATCCTCATGTTTTCCATGCCAGAAACTCCTCGCTGGTCTCTCAGGAAGAATCGACGAAGTGAAGCTTTATCAGCACTCAAGTGGTTGAGAGGTCCTGAGGCTGACATTGAGGAGGAATTCTTTGCCATTGAGGAGACTCAAG ATCGAAGTGAAAGCCTCAAGTGGCATGATTGGCTGTCACCCATGATACAAAAGCCTCTGTTAATCAGTGTTGGATTAATGGTTATCCAACAGTTCAGTGGAGTCAACGCAGTTCTCTTCAATGCAGCAAGCATCTTTAATGTTGCTGGATTTAATGATGCCAAACTGGTGAGCATTTCATTAGCCTTGATACAGTTTGTTGGTACAGCTTTGGCGTGTCTGTTGATGGACAGAGCAGGTCGTCGCATCCTTTTATGGACAATGGCGCTGGGTATGGGTATTACTCTTGCAGGCCTTGGCTTTTACTTTGAAATCTACATACCTCCAAAAACCGACAGCACTCCTGCAAGTGATACAGTGTCATTGTTAGGCTCCATAAGTCATTCTGTGGAAGCCTCAAAGATATCCTGGTTGTCCATCTTATGTCTGGTGTTGTTTAACCTGGCATTCGCATTAGCTTGGGGCCCCGTTCCAGGGCTTGTGATGTCTGAAATTTTTCCCCTGAGAGCAAGAGGCCCAGCTAGTAGCATTTCAGTATTGTCTAGCTGGCTCGTGGATTTTGTTGTAACCAAGACATACTACGACATGGTGTGTGGACTGACCATTCAAGGGACATTCTGGTTCTATGCTggattttgttttcttggtttcgtttttgtaatttttatcatgcctgaaacaaaaggaaagacaTTGGAGGAAATAGAAGCCATGTTTGACGAAGACAAACATGCTTATCAGCGAATTTAG